The DNA window TCGAGAGTTGACTCGTGACATATAGTAAGCTCGATGTATTCATCTGCTGCAACTCACGACCGATCGCTTGGTCAACTGGTTTATCCAAATCATCTTGCACTTTCGCCAAATGATACATAATTCGCTGCAAGTGCTCTTCGGTTTGAACTAAAGGGAAATAATTACGGTTGCGACCCACTGATAGATAAGCTACGCTCGAATTTGCGCGTACGATCGATTGCAAAATAGAAGCAACTAATTCTACTTGAAGTTCAAATTTCTCGGAATTTCTTCGATCGTCTAGCAAAAAAAGTTCTTGCGACTGGCGATCCTCAAATTCTTTCGTCCGCAATGTTTGCGTTCGCGCATAGGATTTCCAATGAATCCATGATACACGGTCTCCGGGTTGATAATCACGAAGTCCACTAGTCATGGTCGTGTCTTTTACTAATGTGAAAGGGGCAGCCATCGTTCCCTGATCGTAACGTGACTCCATCGGCCGATAAACGATATCCACTGTATTCGGATATACTAAAATTGTTTGCTGAACTGGCAATAATACAGTCTTTTTTACCCACCCAAAAAAATCAGCAACTTCTAGGTGAATACCTTCTAGTACATGTTCCCCTCTTGGCATTTGATCAATAACATATGTCCAAGAAGAGATCTTCCGAAATCCTGGAACTACCATCTTTTGATGTTGCCCTGCCATTTGCTTGTTGAGAGAAGGAGAGTGGGTTTGTTCACTGGCAACAGTATAAAGTAGCGGAAAAGGAGTTTTCCGGTAAATAGTGGCGGTAGCAGAAAAACTTCCGCCTTTTCTGACCTGAGTCGTGTGAATTTCTCTCGAAGCGACAATGTGTTGTATGGGATATAATGCCAGTAACACCGAATAAATAGTAAACGGCAGAGACATATAAAAAATAAACCAGCTGACAAAGCCTCCTTGAAACATAGCAAAGGAGAAAGTTAAAAAAAGAATCAGCACTACTGAAGTCAAACGTCCCCATAAACCAATATTTTTTTTCATTCGGCTCATTGACCGACAAGCCTTTGAACAGGTACATGGGTTTTTGCCAATATTCGTTCTGTGATTTCTTCTGCAGTAATACCATCATAACGAGCCTCGGAACGCAACATAATTCGGTGACCGAAAACGAATTTCGCCAAATACTGGACGTCGTCTGGCGTTACATAATCTCGTCCTTTCAATAATGCGTAAGCCTGTGAGGCTTTCATCAATGCAATCGACCCTCGCGGACTCACGCCTAAATAGACATAAGCGTCTTGACGAGTTTGTCTAGACAAATCGACAATATAGCTGCGTATTGTTTCATCCACTTTGATCAATTTCGCTTGCTCTTGAAGCTCCAAAAGTTCGCTCAGTGAAATGACCGAAGTTAATTCTTCGATTGGCGCCGCAGCGCGTGCTCGATTTAATACTTCCATTTCTTCTTTCGGTGTAGGATAGCCCATTTTAATTTTCAATAAAAACCGATCAAGCTGTGCTTCAGGTAACGGATAAGTGCCTTCATATTCGATGGGGTTTTGCGTAGCCATCACAAAGAATGGTTTAGGAATTTGCATTGTTACTCCGTCAATCGTGACGGAAGCTTCTTCCATCGCTTCAAGAAGAGAGGACTGTGTTTTCGGAGAAGTTCGGTTTATTTCATCAGCTAATATGATATTGCCCATAATTGGCCCTGCTCGAAAATGAAATTCCATGTCTTTCGGATTATAAATCGACACACCAATCACGTCCGATGGCAATAAGTCAGGCGTAAATTGGATTCGTTTAAAATCGGCGCCTACTGATTTTGCTAATGCTCGGACAAGCATCGTTTTACCGACACCCGGTACGTCTTCTAGTAAAACATGACCATGAGACAGCATGGCCACGATACTCAATTCAGCAATATCGCGTTTGCCGATAATAACTTTTTCGATATTGTCTATTACTCTTTCCAATAGTTGTTTGGCATCCATCTATAGGTTCCTCCAATATAAATCAAAAATGTTTT is part of the Planococcus kocurii genome and encodes:
- a CDS encoding DUF58 domain-containing protein; protein product: MKKNIGLWGRLTSVVLILFLTFSFAMFQGGFVSWFIFYMSLPFTIYSVLLALYPIQHIVASREIHTTQVRKGGSFSATATIYRKTPFPLLYTVASEQTHSPSLNKQMAGQHQKMVVPGFRKISSWTYVIDQMPRGEHVLEGIHLEVADFFGWVKKTVLLPVQQTILVYPNTVDIVYRPMESRYDQGTMAAPFTLVKDTTMTSGLRDYQPGDRVSWIHWKSYARTQTLRTKEFEDRQSQELFLLDDRRNSEKFELQVELVASILQSIVRANSSVAYLSVGRNRNYFPLVQTEEHLQRIMYHLAKVQDDLDKPVDQAIGRELQQMNTSSLLYVTSQLSMDMVQSIRKNAKNLSNCMCLVVATKGENLLAEEEKVHQYARSKGFVVKRVSPENFATVFTEVSRQ
- a CDS encoding AAA family ATPase, which produces MDAKQLLERVIDNIEKVIIGKRDIAELSIVAMLSHGHVLLEDVPGVGKTMLVRALAKSVGADFKRIQFTPDLLPSDVIGVSIYNPKDMEFHFRAGPIMGNIILADEINRTSPKTQSSLLEAMEEASVTIDGVTMQIPKPFFVMATQNPIEYEGTYPLPEAQLDRFLLKIKMGYPTPKEEMEVLNRARAAAPIEELTSVISLSELLELQEQAKLIKVDETIRSYIVDLSRQTRQDAYVYLGVSPRGSIALMKASQAYALLKGRDYVTPDDVQYLAKFVFGHRIMLRSEARYDGITAEEITERILAKTHVPVQRLVGQ